A section of the Hippea sp. KM1 genome encodes:
- the dnaE gene encoding DNA polymerase III subunit alpha: MSFVHLNVCSEYSFFENTIRIPDLINKAKSLSMPSLALTDHGNMFGALEFYKTAKSNGIKPILGFEGYISPTTLDDRDVKGNYHITLLAKNKKGYENLMYLCSMGFLKGFYYKPRIDKNLLREHSEGIIAGSACLHGEVQLRLLDNDFEGAKKVVQEYKEIFGKDNFFLEIMRHGLEDQERIDKDIIRLGLETDTPIVATNDCHYLNKEDAIAQDALLCVQTNKHLDDEDRMRMGSNEFYFKTEEEMLELFKDNPEFVYNSKTIADICNVELELGKLAPPHYQTPDGSDEKEFLRRLAYEGLEKRTQGFDKDKKELYKKRLEHELAIIEQMGFSGYFLIVWDFVNYAKRNGIPVGPGRGSAAGSLVSYSIGITDIDPIKYNLLFERFLNPERVTMPDIDVDFCAERRDEVIHYVREKYGEYNVAWLTSFYSMYPKHVVSSASKVLNFSEKEREEILQMVPMEYSLSEAIEKNPTLKEKIEKNSKVKMLFDISKKLEKIKFSPAIHSAGLIVSTTDPLYKKCPLYKVPDREVVAIQYDKKFIEDLGLPKFYFLSLKILTIIDTTVKLIGNGFDISKIPLDDEKTYKLLQRGDTLGVFQLESSGMQRLIMDLKPTVFEDLIALVALYRPGPLGSGMVQDFIDRKHGKKPIEYPLPELEDILKDTYGIILYQEQVMQIASKLAGYSLGEADILRRAMGKKKKEVMDEQRVIFVERAVERGIPKDKAEYIFDLMAKFAEYGFNKSHSAAYAYIAYQTAYLKAHYREQFERAIKVVDSM; this comes from the coding sequence ATGTCTTTCGTTCATCTAAATGTATGCTCTGAATACAGTTTCTTTGAGAACACGATAAGGATACCAGATCTTATAAATAAAGCCAAATCTCTGTCAATGCCCTCCCTTGCCCTCACAGACCACGGCAACATGTTCGGGGCATTGGAGTTTTACAAAACGGCAAAATCAAATGGCATTAAACCCATCCTTGGCTTTGAGGGCTACATATCACCCACAACTTTGGATGATAGAGATGTAAAAGGCAACTATCACATAACACTCCTTGCCAAGAACAAGAAGGGCTATGAAAACCTCATGTATCTTTGCAGCATGGGTTTCTTAAAAGGCTTCTATTACAAGCCAAGAATAGACAAAAACCTACTGAGGGAGCACTCAGAGGGCATTATAGCTGGCAGTGCCTGCCTGCATGGAGAGGTGCAGCTTAGGCTATTGGATAACGACTTTGAAGGTGCAAAAAAGGTTGTTCAGGAATACAAGGAGATATTCGGCAAAGACAACTTCTTCCTTGAAATCATGAGACACGGCCTTGAAGACCAAGAAAGGATAGACAAAGACATAATAAGGCTGGGTTTGGAAACAGACACACCCATTGTTGCAACAAACGACTGCCACTATCTAAACAAGGAAGACGCTATAGCACAGGATGCGCTCCTGTGTGTTCAGACAAACAAGCACTTAGACGATGAAGACAGGATGAGAATGGGCTCAAATGAGTTCTACTTCAAAACCGAAGAGGAGATGCTTGAGCTTTTCAAAGACAACCCCGAGTTTGTCTATAACTCCAAGACAATAGCTGACATTTGCAATGTTGAATTAGAGCTTGGCAAGCTTGCTCCGCCCCACTATCAGACACCAGACGGCTCAGATGAAAAGGAATTCTTAAGAAGACTTGCCTATGAGGGATTGGAGAAAAGAACACAAGGCTTTGATAAAGACAAAAAAGAGCTTTACAAGAAGAGACTTGAGCATGAGCTTGCCATAATAGAGCAGATGGGCTTCTCAGGCTATTTCCTCATCGTTTGGGACTTTGTCAACTATGCAAAAAGAAACGGAATACCCGTTGGTCCTGGCAGGGGCTCTGCAGCAGGCAGCCTTGTCTCATACTCCATTGGCATAACAGACATAGACCCCATAAAATACAACCTGCTCTTTGAGCGCTTCCTGAACCCAGAAAGGGTAACAATGCCTGATATAGATGTGGACTTTTGTGCAGAAAGGCGTGATGAGGTCATACACTATGTGAGGGAAAAGTATGGGGAGTATAATGTGGCTTGGTTGACATCATTTTATAGTATGTATCCGAAACATGTTGTAAGCAGCGCATCTAAAGTTCTGAACTTTTCTGAAAAAGAAAGAGAAGAAATACTTCAAATGGTACCAATGGAGTACAGCTTAAGTGAAGCAATAGAAAAAAATCCCACTCTAAAGGAAAAAATAGAAAAAAACAGTAAAGTGAAGATGCTTTTTGATATATCAAAAAAATTGGAAAAAATAAAATTTAGCCCTGCAATACACTCTGCTGGTTTGATTGTTTCAACGACGGATCCTCTGTATAAAAAATGCCCATTGTATAAAGTACCCGACAGAGAAGTAGTGGCTATCCAGTACGACAAAAAATTTATCGAGGATTTAGGTTTGCCAAAATTTTATTTTTTATCCTTAAAAATATTGACCATCATCGACACAACTGTCAAACTCATAGGCAACGGCTTTGATATATCCAAAATCCCCCTTGATGATGAAAAGACCTATAAACTTCTGCAAAGGGGCGATACATTGGGCGTGTTTCAGCTTGAGTCATCCGGTATGCAGAGGCTTATAATGGATTTAAAGCCCACAGTATTTGAAGACCTAATAGCCCTTGTTGCACTTTATAGACCTGGTCCCTTGGGCAGTGGCATGGTTCAGGACTTCATAGACAGAAAGCACGGCAAAAAGCCCATTGAATACCCGCTGCCAGAGCTTGAGGATATACTCAAAGACACATACGGCATAATCCTATACCAAGAGCAGGTCATGCAGATAGCAAGTAAACTTGCAGGATATTCACTTGGTGAAGCAGACATATTGCGAAGGGCAATGGGTAAAAAGAAGAAAGAGGTCATGGACGAGCAACGGGTTATATTTGTTGAAAGGGCAGTAGAAAGAGGCATACCAAAGGATAAAGCAGAATACATCTTTGACCTTATGGCCAAGTTTGCAGAATATGGCTTCAACAAATCCCACTCTGCTGCCTATGCCTATATTGCCTATCAGACGGCGTATTTAAAGGCGCATTATCGTGAGCAGTTTGAAAGAGCCATAAAGGTTGTTGATTCTATGTAA
- a CDS encoding DMT family transporter has product MFKIPKEYIADLLLLSVTIFWGSTFIVVKRSIEIMPTFAFLSIRFWISTLLLVLIFHRKLKLLNKKTLRDGIILGVVLFLAYAFQTVALEYSKATIVGFLTGLNVIFTPILSAIIIRKIPTIYSQIGAVLAFVGMAMMSFNNFTPSFGDILAIICAIFVAIQIVLTDKYSRRNDTYLLTVIEIAVLAVLSTVVSVLREPYIIPHKISGYLIFSFLITAVFATVYAFVVQNTAQKYTTPTKTAIIFIMEPVFAAIFGYLLGNEVLTAKAYAGAFIMFIGLFISELGPLVIKR; this is encoded by the coding sequence ATGTTTAAGATACCCAAAGAATACATTGCAGACCTATTGCTTCTATCGGTTACGATCTTCTGGGGGAGCACATTCATTGTCGTCAAAAGATCCATCGAGATCATGCCGACATTTGCCTTTCTATCTATAAGGTTCTGGATATCCACCCTGCTTCTGGTTCTCATATTCCACAGAAAACTCAAATTACTAAACAAAAAAACACTAAGAGACGGCATCATATTGGGCGTGGTGCTGTTTTTGGCCTATGCATTCCAAACGGTGGCGCTTGAGTATTCAAAGGCCACCATTGTTGGCTTCCTAACGGGTCTTAATGTGATTTTTACACCTATTCTATCGGCCATCATCATCAGAAAGATACCAACCATATACTCCCAAATCGGTGCCGTTTTGGCCTTTGTTGGAATGGCCATGATGTCGTTTAACAACTTCACACCCTCGTTTGGCGATATACTGGCAATTATCTGCGCTATTTTTGTTGCCATACAGATTGTTCTGACCGATAAATACTCACGGAGAAACGATACATATCTATTAACGGTAATAGAGATCGCCGTGCTTGCCGTGCTGTCAACCGTCGTATCAGTCTTAAGAGAGCCTTACATCATACCGCACAAAATATCCGGGTATTTAATATTTTCCTTCCTCATAACGGCTGTATTTGCAACGGTGTATGCATTCGTCGTTCAAAATACAGCCCAAAAATACACAACACCCACAAAAACGGCTATAATATTCATTATGGAGCCGGTGTTTGCGGCCATATTCGGCTATCTGCTTGGCAATGAGGTATTAACAGCCAAAGCGTATGCAGGCGCTTTCATCATGTTTATAGGGCTGTTTATCAGTGAATTAGGGCCTCTGGTGATAAAAAGATGA
- a CDS encoding GntR family transcriptional regulator, producing MSINTKSLREQVYEYLKEQIKSGALKRGDFLDLNAISRSLGISKTPLRDALLKLESDGFVEIKPRKGVRVSPLTLEDIRKCYQTIGTLEFGIAVDVGRYLDKEDLVRMKRLNKDMRLALDRKSFEDYYSLNVEFHNIYLNLSDNNEMLRMISIIRQRLYDFPPKDEYLPAWEYKSLKEHDILIELFEKGDYVAAGLFLKNVHWSFEVQKKYILQYYSLT from the coding sequence ATGTCAATTAACACAAAGTCTTTGAGAGAACAGGTTTATGAGTATTTGAAGGAGCAGATCAAGTCGGGTGCACTCAAAAGGGGCGATTTTTTGGATCTTAACGCCATAAGCAGAAGCCTGGGTATAAGCAAGACCCCGCTGAGGGATGCCCTTTTGAAGCTTGAAAGCGATGGGTTTGTTGAGATTAAACCCAGGAAGGGGGTGAGGGTTTCCCCTTTGACGCTTGAGGACATCAGGAAGTGTTATCAGACCATTGGAACGCTGGAATTTGGTATAGCGGTCGATGTGGGCAGGTATTTGGATAAGGAAGATTTGGTTAGGATGAAGAGGTTGAACAAGGATATGAGGCTTGCCCTGGATAGGAAGAGCTTTGAGGATTATTACAGTCTGAATGTGGAGTTTCATAATATTTATCTGAATCTGTCTGATAACAACGAGATGTTGAGGATGATCTCCATTATAAGACAGAGATTGTATGATTTTCCGCCAAAGGATGAGTATTTGCCAGCATGGGAGTATAAATCGTTGAAGGAGCATGACATATTGATTGAGCTTTTTGAAAAGGGCGATTATGTTGCGGCGGGGTTGTTCTTGAAGAATGTCCATTGGTCGTTTGAGGTTCAGAAGAAATACATATTGCAGTATTACTCCTTAACCTAA
- a CDS encoding DMT family transporter, with protein sequence MMRVYLVLLVGILSVSLASVIIKLTSDVPSVIMSAYRLGISSLILLGLSFAKSAKILPKTKSELFIASISGLFLSIHFISWIASIKLTSIASSVTLVSTSPIFVLLISFFIFKEKQDAKTVLATVGAVAGSAIIAFSDSGFAMGKLDKTSLLGDLFATIGAIAVAVYFLAGSFLRKNINTFQYITLVYGFSAIFTLIFAILSGERFTGYRPISYFYMLLLALIPQLLGHTSFNWALKHLKANAVAISTLGEPIGASILAYIFFGQTVGFLKLTGMAVVLVSIAVALKNSKKGEK encoded by the coding sequence ATGATGAGGGTTTATTTGGTTCTGCTTGTGGGCATACTCTCGGTTTCTTTAGCCAGCGTCATAATAAAACTAACAAGCGATGTGCCAAGCGTCATAATGAGCGCATACAGGCTTGGCATATCCTCCCTCATCCTGCTTGGCTTATCGTTTGCAAAATCGGCAAAGATACTCCCAAAAACAAAATCGGAACTGTTTATCGCCTCGATCAGCGGACTGTTTCTAAGCATACACTTCATAAGCTGGATAGCATCCATAAAGCTTACATCCATAGCAAGTTCCGTCACCTTAGTATCCACAAGCCCCATCTTTGTTTTGCTCATATCCTTCTTTATTTTTAAAGAAAAGCAGGATGCAAAAACCGTTCTGGCAACTGTCGGGGCTGTGGCAGGCAGCGCCATTATAGCCTTCTCAGACAGCGGCTTTGCTATGGGCAAGCTGGATAAGACATCCCTGCTTGGGGATCTATTTGCAACCATAGGCGCCATTGCTGTGGCTGTATATTTCCTGGCAGGCTCTTTTTTGAGAAAAAACATCAATACATTCCAATACATCACACTGGTCTATGGTTTTTCGGCTATATTCACCCTGATATTTGCCATATTGAGCGGAGAACGATTTACAGGATACAGGCCTATATCCTATTTTTATATGCTGCTTTTGGCCTTAATACCGCAGCTTTTGGGGCATACATCGTTTAATTGGGCACTAAAACACCTAAAGGCAAACGCCGTGGCCATATCCACGCTGGGGGAGCCAATCGGCGCATCTATCCTGGCCTATATCTTTTTTGGTCAGACAGTGGGTTTTTTAAAACTTACGGGCATGGCTGTGGTTTTGGTTAGTATAGCCGTTGCCTTAAAAAACAGCAAAAAGGGGGAGAAATGA
- a CDS encoding RNA polymerase sigma factor, whose protein sequence is MVEEILKRYLTGEALKPNEEEMLIKTIKTQAACAIRDLKDSPFADVMDIDDLVNETVMTIIKKRQTIIKAINNRARIEAYIKSIAKNHLIDQLRKKTLIKNRLKFENTQKPHPKNELISIEAEEFAKLCKKELTKTEKEALCLELLQKGSENRTAASFEKAKSRAHKRIKEFIEKERFSIDIVDAAIKSFFLSEICSEFVNLYEGRG, encoded by the coding sequence GTGGTGGAAGAGATACTAAAAAGGTATTTAACAGGGGAAGCATTAAAACCCAACGAGGAAGAGATGCTTATAAAAACAATAAAAACCCAGGCAGCCTGCGCAATCAGAGACCTAAAAGACAGTCCATTTGCAGATGTTATGGATATAGACGATCTGGTAAATGAAACGGTAATGACCATAATCAAAAAGAGGCAGACAATCATAAAGGCCATAAACAACAGGGCAAGAATCGAAGCCTATATAAAATCAATAGCAAAAAACCACCTAATAGACCAATTAAGGAAAAAAACGCTCATAAAAAACAGATTGAAGTTTGAAAACACACAGAAGCCCCACCCCAAGAACGAATTAATCAGCATAGAAGCTGAAGAATTTGCAAAACTCTGCAAAAAGGAGCTAACAAAGACAGAAAAAGAGGCCCTATGCCTGGAGCTTCTGCAAAAAGGCTCAGAAAACAGAACGGCTGCCTCGTTTGAGAAGGCAAAAAGCAGGGCTCACAAAAGAATAAAGGAGTTTATTGAAAAAGAAAGGTTTTCTATAGACATAGTCGATGCGGCAATAAAGAGTTTCTTTTTGTCGGAAATATGCTCAGAATTCGTTAATCTTTATGAGGGAAGAGGATGA
- a CDS encoding type II toxin-antitoxin system CcdA family antitoxin has protein sequence MPVVKKTVSIPEDLYKESKEFSNNFSKIISEALDEYIKRRKKERLLSLAGVLNNGEDGKEFVDKIRNEDLKLEKEKEANWDT, from the coding sequence ATGCCTGTTGTTAAAAAAACCGTGTCCATACCAGAGGATTTATACAAAGAGAGCAAAGAATTCTCCAACAACTTCAGCAAAATTATAAGCGAGGCTTTGGATGAATACATAAAGAGGAGAAAGAAAGAGAGGCTCTTAAGTCTCGCTGGAGTTTTGAATAATGGAGAAGATGGTAAAGAATTTGTCGATAAAATAAGAAACGAAGACTTGAAACTTGAGAAAGAAAAGGAAGCAAATTGGGATACATAA
- a CDS encoding type II toxin-antitoxin system VapC family toxin, translating into MGYIIDTDVCIDFLNGRDFAVRLFEDILKSDKCYISILTHFELLKGAQNRKQEEIIQEFVSLIDVINLDELIIKTGAKFYRNYRKKGITLSTVDCLIMATAKEKNLKIITRNVRHYPEKELLSEFSLGLV; encoded by the coding sequence TTGGGATACATAATAGACACCGATGTCTGTATTGATTTTCTAAATGGCAGAGATTTTGCTGTAAGGCTTTTTGAAGATATACTCAAAAGCGACAAGTGCTATATTAGTATCCTAACCCACTTTGAACTACTCAAAGGAGCCCAGAATAGAAAGCAGGAAGAGATAATTCAAGAGTTTGTAAGTCTGATAGATGTAATAAACCTTGATGAACTCATAATAAAAACCGGTGCTAAGTTTTATAGAAACTACAGAAAGAAGGGTATAACGCTATCGACTGTTGACTGCCTCATAATGGCCACGGCAAAGGAAAAGAATCTAAAAATCATAACTCGAAATGTAAGGCACTATCCAGAAAAAGAGCTTTTGTCTGAGTTTTCTTTGGGGTTGGTTTAA
- a CDS encoding DUF1844 domain-containing protein, translating to MTEEKASFVHLIVSMAEAAYSYLGVIEDPFTKKKAVDLKQAKYTIDMLNMIEEKTRGNLTKEEKDLLDEVLYDLKIKYLEKTKNSKK from the coding sequence ATGACAGAGGAAAAGGCCAGTTTTGTGCACCTGATAGTATCGATGGCCGAGGCGGCCTATAGCTATCTTGGGGTAATAGAAGACCCGTTCACAAAGAAGAAAGCAGTTGACCTAAAACAGGCCAAATACACCATCGATATGCTTAATATGATAGAGGAAAAAACGAGGGGCAACCTGACAAAGGAAGAGAAGGACCTATTGGATGAGGTGCTTTACGATTTAAAAATTAAGTATTTAGAGAAAACAAAAAATAGCAAAAAGTAA
- a CDS encoding type II toxin-antitoxin system PemK/MazF family toxin, whose product MTESNKIKRGFVYLVNLNPTIGAEINKVRPAVVVSNDINNQYAETITVVPITSSKIDKVYPFEIFIPKGTANLDKDSKAKANQIRTIDKKRIVSELGELPKDLMKKLDTAIKIHLDLE is encoded by the coding sequence ATGACGGAATCTAATAAGATTAAAAGAGGTTTTGTCTATCTTGTAAACTTGAATCCTACAATAGGCGCTGAAATCAATAAGGTGCGTCCTGCTGTTGTTGTGTCAAATGACATAAACAACCAATATGCAGAAACTATAACTGTGGTTCCAATAACATCGTCAAAGATAGATAAAGTTTATCCCTTTGAGATTTTTATACCGAAAGGCACAGCAAATTTAGATAAGGACTCAAAAGCCAAAGCAAATCAAATAAGGACAATCGATAAAAAACGCATAGTTTCAGAGCTTGGAGAATTGCCAAAAGATTTAATGAAAAAGTTAGACACAGCCATTAAAATTCATTTAGATTTAGAATGA
- a CDS encoding HD domain-containing phosphohydrolase, with the protein MKHNFSMVSLLLGIPLFIAFVLIITIGAYWYRYAEKSYNKNLKTIREIYITNAENYSKYTIENLIKQIKEDEKGTIENKKTILANNVNRAFNYLYQLYRNDKGAFEKLAFFYLSEATFKSNNISFYVIDKSGRMVFNPFYNKPLNVKLTKLTSTDNKKPFLKLIEASKDKDFGMYRQKWPYNWNFLSKQDLGRDGLTCFVKFRPMHWLIIGRYELEPVIYQLKQKWVRQLSLYRYGKHNHGYIFVIELSKEPSNDCFGIELVNPNMPNNVNKCLNLNKSDYVGFFYRKKYLNDIMNKGYSFVKYYYKLPQTDKKVMKISYIKLFKEWNWLIGTGIYISDMNFTLAAKRQEALEEFNSIKRTIAGIMLFTLGLLGLAYVLLSNFVERKISHVFKSFEQALNRSEYLDESKLKIKQLRWVTKNLNKAIKRFKEYEKGFLVSFVSVLEARDIYTKGHSQRVAYYAKRIAKAIGLDEKMQEKIYKAGLLHDIGKIGIPDNILLKPGRLTQNEYNIIKYHSLLSYEILKRLEHFKDLAEPVKHHHEKCDGSGYPDGLTCKELCIEARILAIADIFDALTTTRPYRKAFSPHEAIEILKKEKIDQELLEKVEDVLIESFKTKHKTIAEFMSEQIDNIRSEIFKTDYMTGLLYITAFINKIREFISKNEPFVIIGINIKGISKINYLFSTEAGNTLITETAEVIKTLSKDKCISSRAYADVFYVACSLKENQKIDCMDRFSKEKLKNAIKERLAPNNKCKFTSKNNECITEYIDFKIYCVEYPKDGSTAEELIYLIEENL; encoded by the coding sequence ATGAAACACAATTTTTCGATGGTATCGCTGCTTCTTGGTATACCCTTATTCATAGCGTTTGTGCTGATCATAACCATAGGCGCATACTGGTATAGGTATGCCGAGAAATCCTATAACAAAAACCTAAAAACCATAAGGGAGATTTACATAACAAACGCCGAAAACTATTCAAAATACACAATAGAAAACCTCATAAAGCAGATAAAGGAGGACGAAAAGGGCACAATAGAAAACAAAAAGACCATCTTAGCAAACAATGTAAATAGGGCTTTCAACTATCTTTATCAGCTATACCGCAACGACAAGGGCGCTTTTGAGAAATTGGCCTTCTTTTACCTATCAGAGGCGACCTTCAAAAGCAACAACATTAGTTTCTATGTAATAGACAAAAGCGGCAGGATGGTCTTTAACCCCTTTTATAACAAACCGCTAAATGTAAAATTGACAAAGCTGACATCAACGGATAATAAAAAGCCCTTCTTAAAACTCATCGAGGCCTCAAAAGACAAGGACTTCGGCATGTACAGGCAAAAGTGGCCATACAACTGGAACTTTTTATCGAAACAGGATCTGGGCAGGGACGGTTTAACCTGTTTTGTAAAATTCAGACCCATGCACTGGTTGATAATAGGAAGGTATGAGCTTGAGCCTGTCATATACCAACTAAAACAGAAATGGGTCAGGCAGCTATCGTTATATAGATACGGAAAACACAACCACGGATACATATTTGTAATAGAGCTATCCAAAGAACCATCCAACGACTGCTTCGGCATTGAGCTTGTAAATCCAAATATGCCGAACAATGTTAACAAATGCCTGAATCTAAACAAATCGGATTATGTTGGCTTCTTTTACAGGAAAAAATACCTAAACGACATAATGAACAAGGGATACTCCTTTGTTAAGTATTACTACAAACTCCCCCAGACAGACAAAAAGGTTATGAAAATTAGCTATATAAAGCTCTTTAAGGAGTGGAATTGGCTCATAGGCACAGGAATTTATATAAGCGATATGAACTTTACACTGGCGGCAAAAAGACAGGAGGCGCTTGAGGAATTTAACTCAATCAAAAGGACAATAGCAGGCATAATGCTCTTTACGCTGGGTCTTTTAGGGCTCGCCTATGTGCTGTTGTCCAACTTTGTTGAGAGAAAGATCTCCCATGTATTCAAAAGCTTCGAACAGGCCCTAAATAGATCCGAATACCTCGATGAGTCCAAACTTAAGATAAAACAGTTAAGATGGGTTACGAAAAACCTCAACAAGGCCATCAAGCGGTTTAAGGAATACGAAAAGGGATTCCTGGTTTCGTTTGTTAGCGTTTTAGAGGCAAGAGACATATACACAAAGGGGCATTCCCAGAGGGTTGCATATTATGCAAAAAGGATAGCAAAAGCCATAGGCCTTGATGAGAAGATGCAGGAGAAGATATACAAAGCGGGCCTCCTTCACGATATAGGCAAAATCGGCATACCCGACAACATACTCCTAAAACCCGGGAGGCTCACCCAAAACGAATACAACATCATAAAATACCACTCCCTGCTCTCCTATGAAATACTAAAACGCCTTGAACACTTCAAGGATCTTGCAGAACCCGTGAAGCACCACCACGAAAAATGCGACGGCAGTGGTTATCCGGATGGCTTAACCTGCAAAGAGCTATGCATTGAGGCTCGCATATTGGCTATAGCGGACATATTCGATGCACTAACCACAACAAGACCATACAGAAAGGCATTCAGCCCCCACGAGGCGATAGAGATCCTGAAAAAAGAAAAGATCGATCAGGAGTTGTTAGAGAAGGTTGAGGATGTTTTAATAGAGTCGTTCAAAACCAAACACAAAACCATTGCTGAGTTTATGTCTGAGCAGATCGACAACATCCGTTCGGAGATCTTCAAAACCGATTACATGACGGGTCTGCTATATATAACGGCATTTATAAACAAGATCAGGGAGTTTATATCCAAGAATGAGCCGTTTGTAATAATCGGCATAAACATCAAGGGCATAAGCAAAATCAACTATCTATTCTCCACAGAAGCAGGCAATACACTCATAACAGAGACGGCTGAGGTTATAAAGACACTATCCAAAGACAAATGCATCTCCTCAAGGGCATATGCCGATGTATTCTATGTGGCATGCAGCCTGAAGGAAAACCAAAAAATAGACTGCATGGACCGTTTTTCAAAAGAAAAGCTAAAAAACGCAATCAAGGAGAGGTTGGCGCCAAACAATAAGTGTAAATTTACATCTAAAAACAACGAATGCATAACCGAATACATAGACTTCAAGATTTACTGCGTCGAATACCCGAAGGATGGTTCAACGGCGGAGGAGTTGATATACCTGATAGAGGAGAATCTGTAA
- a CDS encoding DMT family transporter, giving the protein MEKILKGSLFSVLSAASFASLVVLVKIGYNSGLSTLNMLLLRFGFAVLLMGGFFFIFKRNLLKAEKSTLKKAFFTGSILYTAQAFSFFSGVKYTSPNVVELVLYLYPAAVSILSHFFFKDKLNLFKLFYIAVILSGFGFIFQEAFYSKLNLLGILFSVLAMSIYSFYLISIEFFVRDENAITFSFYTIVFAFLSFFVINLFTGLPQLNANRLFIGALLGLIPTFMAIMFLFMAIENIGSALTSVFSSIEPLITIALSYIALGITLTENQLIGGALIIIGVFLANAYHLKRSSDV; this is encoded by the coding sequence ATGGAAAAAATTCTAAAAGGGAGTCTTTTTTCTGTTCTATCGGCAGCTTCATTTGCAAGCCTGGTGGTGCTTGTAAAAATTGGCTACAATAGCGGTCTGTCCACACTAAACATGCTGCTTTTAAGGTTTGGCTTTGCCGTGTTGTTAATGGGTGGCTTTTTCTTCATATTCAAAAGAAATCTATTAAAAGCCGAAAAAAGCACACTGAAAAAGGCCTTCTTTACCGGCAGCATCCTTTATACAGCCCAGGCGTTCAGCTTCTTTAGTGGTGTAAAATACACATCACCCAATGTCGTTGAGCTTGTTCTATACCTATACCCGGCAGCCGTCTCCATACTCTCCCACTTCTTCTTTAAAGACAAACTCAACCTATTCAAGCTATTCTACATAGCCGTTATACTGTCTGGCTTCGGTTTTATATTCCAAGAGGCCTTTTACAGCAAGCTAAACCTCTTGGGCATTCTATTCTCCGTATTGGCCATGTCTATCTACAGCTTCTACCTCATAAGCATAGAGTTCTTTGTTAGGGACGAAAACGCCATAACCTTCAGCTTCTATACGATTGTGTTCGCCTTCTTAAGCTTTTTTGTTATAAACCTATTCACAGGCCTGCCACAATTAAATGCAAACAGGCTCTTTATAGGTGCACTGCTTGGTCTCATACCCACATTCATGGCCATAATGTTTTTATTTATGGCAATCGAAAACATAGGTTCAGCCTTGACAAGCGTTTTTTCTTCGATAGAGCCTCTAATTACAATAGCCCTAAGCTATATAGCTTTAGGCATAACACTAACAGAAAACCAACTCATTGGTGGGGCGCTGATAATCATCGGTGTATTCCTTGCAAACGCCTATCACCTAAAAAGGAGCAGCGATGTTTAA